A region of Paenimyroides aestuarii DNA encodes the following proteins:
- a CDS encoding OmpA family protein, producing the protein MKKGIYRAALFTAFMLGNTGAQAQAGLNTADKDYNQWAYVDAISIYEKVANRGYAGKDVLEKLGNAYYFNARYGEAQKHYERLFKEFGSENIGSEYYYRYAQTLQHVGKESESKRYYDQFVNKAGSHTQRSKIRKNEAELKKQIQANSGRYDQIKNLEINTPYSDYGSYVHNNQLYFTSARDTGSLHKREHTWTGDAFTSLYSVAETASKDDKVTRLKGKVKSPLNESTAVITKDGNTMYFTRNNYINHTRKYDADKNTKLKIYRAENVDGKWEHITELPFNMDGYNTAHPTLSPDEATMYFASDRPGGFGESDLWQVAIHPSGAFGGPVNMGEGINTEGRETFPFVTESGELYFSSDGRVGLGGLDVYATKLDRNSQPGEIHNVGAPINGNADDFAYYIDPNTKQGFFSSNREGGNGNDDIYSFHETKPLQLECIQKLLLKVVDAKTRNIISDANVTLYNNLYGELESSNRYQNGGYVFNNEFKCGETYRLKAEKEGYTTQEDVVRLPNESGVTEHTIVLEPAKTPVKVGDDLFKVLKLNPIYFDLDKYNIRPDAAAELAKVLAVLEEYPTMKIDIRSHTDSRASHKYNDRLSENRAKSTREWLIDQGISSSRLTSKGYGERQLVNECADGVQCSEEAHQANRRSEFIIVEM; encoded by the coding sequence ATGAAAAAAGGGATATATAGAGCCGCTTTGTTCACCGCCTTTATGCTGGGGAACACGGGGGCACAAGCACAAGCGGGATTAAATACAGCCGATAAAGACTACAACCAATGGGCTTATGTAGATGCAATCAGCATTTACGAGAAAGTAGCCAACCGCGGCTATGCCGGGAAGGATGTACTAGAAAAGTTAGGCAACGCCTACTACTTTAACGCACGCTATGGCGAAGCCCAAAAGCACTACGAACGCTTGTTCAAAGAATTTGGCAGCGAAAACATTGGCAGCGAGTACTATTACCGCTACGCCCAAACCTTGCAACACGTGGGCAAAGAAAGCGAATCAAAGCGCTATTACGACCAGTTTGTAAACAAAGCCGGCAGCCACACGCAACGTTCTAAAATCCGCAAGAACGAAGCCGAACTTAAAAAGCAGATACAAGCCAATTCAGGTCGCTACGACCAAATCAAGAACTTGGAGATCAACACGCCTTATTCCGATTACGGAAGCTATGTACACAACAACCAATTGTACTTTACCAGCGCGCGCGACACGGGCAGCTTGCACAAACGCGAACACACCTGGACAGGCGATGCCTTTACCAGCTTGTACAGCGTAGCCGAAACGGCAAGCAAAGATGATAAAGTAACCCGATTGAAAGGAAAGGTAAAATCACCACTTAACGAATCCACAGCGGTAATCACCAAAGACGGCAACACGATGTATTTCACACGCAACAACTACATCAACCATACCCGTAAATACGATGCCGACAAAAACACGAAGCTTAAAATCTACCGTGCAGAAAACGTGGATGGCAAATGGGAGCACATAACCGAGTTACCGTTCAATATGGACGGCTACAACACGGCACACCCCACCTTAAGCCCAGACGAAGCCACAATGTATTTTGCGAGCGACCGTCCGGGAGGCTTCGGCGAATCGGATTTGTGGCAGGTAGCAATTCATCCCTCAGGAGCTTTTGGCGGACCTGTAAACATGGGTGAGGGGATCAACACCGAAGGCAGAGAAACCTTTCCGTTTGTAACCGAAAGTGGGGAATTGTATTTTTCAAGCGACGGTAGAGTAGGACTAGGCGGACTTGATGTATATGCCACAAAATTAGACAGAAACAGCCAACCTGGGGAAATCCACAACGTAGGAGCACCAATCAACGGAAATGCAGATGATTTTGCGTATTATATCGACCCAAACACCAAACAAGGCTTCTTTTCAAGCAACCGTGAGGGCGGCAACGGCAACGACGATATTTACAGTTTCCATGAAACCAAACCGTTGCAACTAGAATGCATCCAAAAATTGCTTTTAAAAGTAGTCGATGCAAAAACCCGCAACATTATTAGCGATGCCAACGTAACGTTGTACAACAATTTGTACGGCGAACTAGAAAGCAGCAACCGCTATCAAAACGGCGGTTATGTGTTCAACAACGAATTCAAATGTGGAGAAACCTACCGCTTAAAAGCGGAAAAAGAAGGCTATACGACCCAAGAAGACGTGGTGCGTTTGCCCAATGAAAGCGGTGTAACCGAGCACACCATTGTTTTGGAACCAGCTAAAACCCCTGTAAAAGTAGGCGACGACTTGTTTAAAGTATTAAAACTGAATCCGATTTATTTTGATTTAGACAAATACAACATCCGTCCGGATGCAGCGGCAGAGCTGGCAAAAGTATTGGCGGTATTGGAAGAATATCCAACGATGAAAATCGACATCCGTTCGCATACCGACAGCCGTGCATCGCACAAGTACAACGACAGATTGTCTGAGAACCGCGCAAAATCGACTAGAGAATGGTTGATTGACCAAGGCATCAGTTCGTCACGATTAACATCGAAAGGCTATGGCGAGCGCCAATTAGTCAACGAATGTGCCGACGGAGTGCAGTGTAGCGAAGAAGCACACCAAGCCAACCGTAGATCCGAGTTTATTATCGTGGAGATGTAA
- a CDS encoding toxin-antitoxin system YwqK family antitoxin, protein MKNILIIKMLLFTHFFAFSQIMVAPNENSGRTNGTTYITHKNGKLAKAGKYDSHGKETGKWKFYTLIEDLESIGYYKSGQKHGEWKDFYANGKTLKTGNYEKGKRKGECSLVEANCS, encoded by the coding sequence ATGAAAAACATATTGATAATCAAAATGCTACTCTTTACTCATTTTTTTGCTTTTTCTCAAATAATGGTAGCACCCAACGAAAATAGTGGTAGAACAAATGGTACCACCTACATTACTCATAAAAACGGAAAACTGGCAAAAGCGGGTAAATATGACAGCCACGGAAAAGAAACCGGCAAATGGAAATTTTATACCCTAATTGAAGATTTAGAAAGTATCGGTTACTATAAAAGTGGCCAAAAGCACGGTGAATGGAAAGATTTTTACGCTAATGGAAAAACCTTAAAAACGGGTAATTACGAAAAGGGTAAACGAAAAGGGGAATGTAGCCTTGTTGAGGCAAACTGTTCATAG
- a CDS encoding toxin-antitoxin system YwqK family antitoxin: MKNLLTIIVLFCICHFAFGQGITPAPNENSGRTNGTTYITHKNGKLAKAGKYDSNGKETGEWKFYTLNEDLESIGYYENGQKHGEWKDFYANGKTLKTGNYENGKRTGEWKTYNQNGELASVEKYIDGKQIGKTELYNQQGKSTTQKALDNEMKDLMTAEFQEFCTSLQQKDFDQAVDFISEDFLNATRFSKDQMKNMLQSNFDNWEILPDLNVVLKKIETEKPKKIIKQANKLYGVLAATMHFEMTVTGNFTKKEIAETVSIIEIIGKDRYKIGEISQTEQTTVIQLTDKRLVAAIYDEASQTVRFAMAEMGLQYSFKEFLPKEIVEEMKPQL; encoded by the coding sequence ATGAAAAACTTACTCACAATCATCGTACTATTCTGTATTTGCCATTTCGCTTTTGGGCAAGGAATTACACCCGCACCCAACGAAAATAGTGGTAGAACAAATGGTACTACCTACATTACTCATAAAAACGGAAAACTCGCGAAAGCGGGTAAATATGACAGCAACGGAAAAGAAACTGGCGAATGGAAATTTTATACCCTAAATGAAGATTTAGAAAGTATCGGTTACTATGAAAATGGCCAAAAGCACGGTGAATGGAAAGATTTTTACGCTAATGGAAAAACCTTAAAAACGGGTAATTACGAAAATGGTAAACGAACAGGCGAATGGAAAACCTACAATCAAAATGGAGAATTGGCGTCCGTTGAAAAATATATTGATGGAAAACAAATTGGCAAAACCGAATTGTATAACCAACAAGGAAAAAGCACCACCCAAAAAGCGTTAGACAATGAAATGAAGGATTTGATGACAGCCGAATTTCAAGAATTTTGCACATCGCTCCAGCAAAAAGATTTTGATCAAGCCGTTGATTTTATTTCCGAAGATTTCCTAAATGCCACTCGCTTTTCAAAAGATCAAATGAAAAATATGCTTCAAAGCAATTTCGATAATTGGGAAATCCTTCCTGATTTAAATGTCGTATTGAAAAAAATTGAAACGGAAAAGCCGAAAAAAATCATCAAACAAGCAAATAAATTGTATGGTGTTTTAGCAGCCACCATGCATTTTGAAATGACCGTTACCGGAAATTTTACTAAAAAAGAAATTGCAGAAACAGTATCTATAATAGAAATTATTGGAAAAGATCGATACAAAATCGGCGAAATATCGCAAACTGAACAAACAACGGTTATTCAGCTTACAGACAAAAGATTGGTTGCCGCTATTTACGATGAGGCAAGCCAAACAGTGCGCTTTGCAATGGCAGAAATGGGTTTGCAATATAGTTTTAAAGAATTCCTCCCAAAGGAAATAGTAGAAGAAATGAAACCCCAATTGTAA
- a CDS encoding gliding motility-associated C-terminal domain-containing protein, with translation MKKIYITTLSIFLGINSFSQTELTVNEGVLKVEPGTEVSTYFDFKNESTGDVLNDGDFYFYGDYQNEGLFSYTTNSRTGYVVFEGLMPGMQQISGSSPSSFYDVLFNKSGAEHSFHLTNDIANAGTVNLLNGVVLMDKANGGAFVFLKGANHINTSDRSHVNGEVTKRGNEGFKYPIGDGGYYRFAGISAPVQEAEIYTGEYLLENSNSKYPHASRTGVIKAIDDQEYWIINQSVNTDNSVVVTLSWDTRTTPAWLTANPDLLHVVRWDETQKLWVDEGGVVNYGEQTVSTPVNVDGFGIFTLGTIKEALINPGEVVIYNGVTPDGDGMNDYFIIDNINQFPNNHVTIYNRWGRKVYETHSYDSNGNVFRGYAQGNAIVNEGEKLPSGTYYYVVEYLFDRDGESQWVKKVGYLHLENND, from the coding sequence ATGAAAAAAATATATATAACCACACTGTCTATTTTTTTAGGGATAAATAGTTTCTCCCAAACAGAATTAACAGTAAACGAGGGCGTTTTAAAAGTAGAGCCGGGCACGGAAGTATCTACCTACTTTGATTTCAAGAACGAATCAACGGGCGATGTTTTAAACGACGGCGATTTTTATTTCTACGGCGATTACCAAAACGAAGGTTTGTTCAGTTACACAACCAACAGCCGCACGGGCTATGTGGTATTTGAGGGCTTAATGCCGGGCATGCAACAGATTTCAGGAAGCTCACCCAGTAGCTTTTACGATGTATTGTTCAACAAAAGCGGGGCAGAACACAGTTTTCATTTAACCAATGACATTGCCAATGCCGGCACCGTAAATCTTTTAAACGGAGTGGTGTTGATGGATAAAGCCAATGGCGGTGCATTTGTCTTCTTAAAAGGTGCGAACCACATCAATACTTCCGACCGCAGCCACGTAAACGGCGAAGTCACCAAACGGGGCAACGAAGGGTTTAAATACCCTATTGGCGATGGAGGTTATTACCGTTTTGCAGGCATATCAGCACCCGTTCAAGAAGCAGAAATCTACACGGGCGAATACCTATTGGAAAATTCCAACAGCAAATACCCGCATGCCAGCCGCACCGGAGTCATAAAAGCCATTGACGACCAAGAATATTGGATCATCAACCAAAGCGTAAACACCGATAATTCGGTGGTTGTAACCCTCTCATGGGATACACGCACCACCCCAGCATGGTTAACAGCAAATCCTGATTTATTACACGTGGTACGTTGGGACGAAACCCAAAAATTGTGGGTAGATGAAGGCGGTGTGGTAAACTATGGCGAGCAAACCGTAAGCACACCTGTAAATGTAGATGGCTTTGGAATATTTACCCTTGGCACCATCAAAGAAGCACTGATCAACCCAGGTGAAGTAGTAATCTACAATGGGGTAACACCCGATGGCGACGGCATGAACGATTACTTCATTATCGACAACATCAACCAATTTCCAAACAACCACGTAACCATTTACAACCGTTGGGGAAGAAAAGTATATGAAACCCATAGCTACGACAGCAACGGCAACGTGTTCCGTGGCTATGCACAAGGCAATGCGATTGTAAACGAAGGCGAAAAACTCCCAAGCGGAACCTACTATTATGTAGTGGAATATTTATTCGACCGCGATGGAGAAAGCCAATGGGTTAAGAAAGTAGGGTATTTACACTTAGAAAACAACGACTAA
- a CDS encoding helix-turn-helix domain-containing protein, translating to MEFKFKDIHIGHLILQLVNEQKIETDRILKFFKITDEELEKMYQSKNIDTERLLLWSKLLAYDFFRIYTQHLVLYAPPTSINYKKENNFKSVPQFRKNVYTTEIIDFFLEMLDKGEMTKNEIIEKYNIPKTTLYKWIKKYKTDQ from the coding sequence ATGGAATTCAAATTTAAAGATATTCATATAGGACATCTTATTCTTCAATTGGTAAATGAACAAAAAATAGAGACAGACCGTATTCTGAAATTTTTTAAAATAACCGATGAAGAACTGGAAAAAATGTATCAATCCAAAAATATTGATACAGAGAGATTATTGCTTTGGAGTAAATTATTAGCGTACGACTTTTTTAGAATTTACACGCAGCATTTAGTGTTGTATGCACCGCCAACTTCCATCAATTATAAAAAAGAGAACAATTTTAAAAGTGTACCGCAATTCAGAAAAAACGTGTACACTACCGAAATTATTGACTTTTTTTTAGAGATGCTCGATAAGGGTGAAATGACAAAAAATGAAATTATAGAAAAATACAACATTCCTAAAACAACACTTTACAAATGGATAAAAAAATACAAAACAGATCAATAG
- a CDS encoding helix-turn-helix domain-containing protein — MDKKIQNRSIVPNYKKIYVDLLEKKYPHKKNDCAAFLSKEKLTSMDVLLLNDLIFGKKIKEQQDINQKYKSYDAASIEKILNYQKKHNLNDSELALHFKLSRNTVAKWKKIFQQQTAER; from the coding sequence ATGGATAAAAAAATACAAAACAGATCAATAGTTCCTAATTATAAAAAAATTTATGTAGATTTATTAGAAAAAAAATATCCACATAAAAAGAATGATTGTGCCGCCTTTTTATCAAAAGAGAAGCTAACTTCAATGGATGTTTTGTTATTGAATGATTTAATATTTGGAAAAAAAATAAAGGAACAGCAAGATATTAACCAAAAGTATAAATCGTATGATGCAGCATCGATTGAGAAAATATTAAATTACCAAAAAAAGCATAATTTAAACGATAGTGAATTGGCACTACATTTTAAGTTGAGTCGCAATACAGTGGCAAAATGGAAGAAAATTTTTCAGCAGCAAACCGCTGAACGTTAG
- a CDS encoding PorP/SprF family type IX secretion system membrane protein encodes MKQLKKIMALLALVSISANAQQDPQYTNYMYNTININPAYAGSRGALSIFGLHRSQWVGLEGAPTTNSFSINTPIAESKVGLGVSFVNDRLGVTDENTLSVDFSYTLDLNNRGSKLSFGLKGSANMLNVAYSRLNKYNPNDSQILTDINNQFTPNIGAGVYWHNEQTYVGLSAPHFLETTRYDDNVQSTMQQKMHYYLMGGHVFELNPMLKFKPAFLLKAVEGAPLQADITGNFLINEKFTLGAAYRWDAAWSALAGFQVTDGLFIGYSYDSDIKALRNYNNGSHEIFMRFELFNKYRRVNSPRFF; translated from the coding sequence ATGAAACAATTAAAAAAGATAATGGCTTTGTTAGCTTTGGTAAGCATTTCGGCAAACGCCCAACAAGACCCCCAGTACACGAATTACATGTACAACACGATCAACATCAACCCGGCTTATGCAGGTAGCAGAGGCGCCTTGAGCATCTTTGGCTTGCACCGCAGCCAATGGGTAGGATTAGAAGGCGCACCAACGACCAATTCGTTTTCCATAAACACCCCTATAGCCGAGAGTAAAGTAGGTTTAGGAGTAAGCTTTGTAAACGACAGGTTAGGGGTGACCGATGAAAACACGTTAAGTGTAGATTTCTCGTACACCTTAGATTTAAACAACCGTGGCAGCAAGCTAAGCTTCGGCTTAAAAGGATCAGCCAATATGCTGAATGTAGCTTATTCTAGGCTGAACAAATACAACCCGAACGATTCGCAGATCCTTACAGACATCAACAACCAATTCACTCCAAACATAGGAGCGGGTGTTTATTGGCATAACGAACAAACGTATGTAGGATTATCGGCACCCCATTTTTTAGAAACCACGCGCTACGACGACAACGTACAAAGCACGATGCAGCAAAAGATGCACTATTATTTAATGGGAGGTCACGTATTTGAGTTGAACCCGATGTTGAAGTTTAAACCGGCATTTTTGTTAAAAGCAGTAGAAGGCGCACCTTTACAAGCTGATATCACAGGGAATTTCTTAATCAACGAGAAGTTTACTTTAGGAGCCGCTTATCGCTGGGATGCCGCATGGAGTGCCTTGGCAGGCTTCCAGGTAACCGACGGATTGTTTATAGGCTATAGCTACGACAGCGACATCAAAGCCTTGAGAAATTACAACAACGGCTCACACGAGATTTTTATGCGCTTTGAATTGTTTAACAAATACCGCCGCGTGAACTCGCCGCGTTTCTTCTAA
- a CDS encoding IS30 family transposase produces the protein MGHLTLEQRYKIETYHSLGKRIIEIADYIGKDKSVVSREIKRNSDGRNGIYKASLAHRKAQKRHQIKPKKLTFTPEVISNVKQYLAQDFSPEQMVGRAVLEGKKMVSHERIYQYIWKDKRAGGNLYKHLRTKGKKYRKRGSSKDNRGLIANRVDISKRPQIVEKKERFGDLEIDLVIGKDHKGALLTINDRATGLLFMGKIDSKEAKAVETKTIELLKDWKPLLHTITSDNGKEFANHEQLSEKLAIDYFFAKPYHSWERGANENLNGLVRQYFPKSSNFESITQDQINTVINILNNRPRKRFGFKTPNEVFALKMNENRRVAFKT, from the coding sequence ATGGGACATTTAACGCTTGAACAAAGATACAAAATTGAAACTTACCACAGCTTAGGTAAACGAATTATTGAAATTGCCGACTATATCGGGAAAGACAAATCGGTTGTTTCCAGAGAAATCAAGAGAAATTCTGATGGCAGAAACGGCATCTATAAAGCCAGTTTAGCACATCGAAAAGCCCAAAAAAGGCATCAAATCAAGCCTAAAAAACTTACATTCACTCCAGAGGTTATAAGCAATGTAAAACAGTATTTAGCACAAGATTTCAGTCCAGAGCAAATGGTGGGAAGAGCCGTTTTAGAAGGAAAAAAAATGGTTTCTCACGAACGTATTTATCAGTATATCTGGAAAGATAAGCGAGCCGGTGGCAACCTATACAAACATTTGAGAACCAAAGGTAAAAAATACCGCAAAAGAGGTAGTTCAAAAGACAATAGAGGCTTGATAGCCAATAGGGTAGATATCAGCAAACGACCGCAAATTGTGGAGAAAAAAGAACGATTTGGAGATCTAGAAATAGATTTAGTTATTGGTAAAGATCATAAAGGTGCACTATTAACGATTAACGACCGAGCCACAGGATTACTTTTTATGGGAAAAATTGACAGCAAAGAAGCAAAAGCCGTAGAAACCAAAACCATAGAACTTTTAAAAGACTGGAAACCTTTATTACACACCATTACATCAGACAATGGAAAGGAATTTGCCAACCACGAGCAACTCTCAGAAAAGCTCGCAATTGATTACTTTTTTGCAAAGCCCTATCATAGTTGGGAAAGAGGTGCTAATGAAAATTTAAATGGTTTAGTAAGACAATATTTTCCCAAAAGTTCTAACTTTGAATCGATAACCCAAGATCAAATTAATACAGTTATTAATATTTTAAACAACAGACCACGAAAAAGATTTGGTTTCAAAACGCCTAACGAAGTTTTTGCTCTAAAAATGAACGAAAATAGACGAGTTGCATTTAAAACTTGA